Genomic window (Thomasclavelia spiroformis DSM 1552):
ACTATTCAATTTGTTTTTTTCACAAGTAATATCTACTATTTCTTTATTTTTTCGATTAATAACAAATTTTATTTTCACACTTACTTTCCTATAAATAAATTATTATATACATTTATGTGAAAATTATTGAATAAATTAAAATAATTAACAAATTCTTATAAAAATATTATTTTTTTTTAAAGAATTAATTTAATGTAGAAATTTTAGAGTAAAAAGGAGATGTGTTTATTAAATAATTTTATTAATAAAAAAAGTAAAATAACTTATAAAAAGCTATTTTACTTTAATTGATATTTTATGGAATTAAAATATTAATTGCTTTATGAATAACTTGAATAGTTACTGGCAATAATGAACCTTCTTCACCATCTATATCAATTATCACATCTTGTTTACTAGAAATTTCTATTTTTTTAGCCTGATAATATGAAATAAAAGGGCTGTTAGCATGTTTTTTTAAAATATAATCTTTAGAAAGTGCTACTAGATCAGTGATGGAACATTTTTTTATAATAATTAAATCCAATAAACCATCTTGAATATCAGCTAAAGGAATGATATTTTCAAAACCACCTACACGATTAGTGTTTGTAATCATAAACATCTTAGCTTCCTCTTTGATTACATTTACATCATCAAGTACAATTTTAAGATTAATATTTGTATTTAATTGATTAGGTAAGTTTGCAAGTCCATTAAGATAATATGCTAAAGGACCTAATCTTTTCTTTTCATTTTTACTAACAGTAAAAGAAATATCACTAAACATTCCTCCTGCAGCTACATTCATGAAATAATGATTATCAATTTTACCCACATCACAGCATATAGTATTAAAATTATTAATTAAATTACATATATCATCAATATTAGTAGGAAGGTTTAAATAATTTGCAAAATCATTAACAGTGCCAGCGGCTAAAATACAAAGTGGAATAGTTTTATTGCTTTCTACCATGCCACTTACAACTTCA
Coding sequences:
- a CDS encoding diacylglycerol/lipid kinase family protein; this translates as MKRCLFIINPSSGQRSIQNNLDKLIGQLTLKKIVNHIDVFFTAKKDDGYYKALKCKETNYDFITVVGGDGTINEVVSGMVESNKTIPLCILAAGTVNDFANYLNLPTNIDDICNLINNFNTICCDVGKIDNHYFMNVAAGGMFSDISFTVSKNEKKRLGPLAYYLNGLANLPNQLNTNINLKIVLDDVNVIKEEAKMFMITNTNRVGGFENIIPLADIQDGLLDLIIIKKCSITDLVALSKDYILKKHANSPFISYYQAKKIEISSKQDVIIDIDGEEGSLLPVTIQVIHKAINILIP